The Streptomyces aurantiacus genome includes a region encoding these proteins:
- a CDS encoding response regulator: MADSFGPMRDEDAGDGVVGMGPDSGSPRKEPIRVLVVDDHALFRRGLEIVLAAEEDIQVVGEAGDGAEAVDKAADLLPDIVLMDVRMPKRGGIEACTSIKEVAPSAKIIMLTISDEEADLYDAIKAGATGYLLKEISTDEVATAIRAVADGQSQISPSMASKLLTEFKSMIQRTDERRLVPAPRLTERELEVLKLVATGMNNRDIAKELFISENTVKNHVRNILEKLQLHSRMEAVVYAMREKILEIR; encoded by the coding sequence ATGGCGGACAGCTTCGGACCGATGCGTGACGAAGATGCCGGCGACGGCGTCGTCGGCATGGGCCCGGACTCGGGCTCGCCACGCAAGGAGCCCATCCGGGTCCTTGTCGTGGATGACCACGCCCTCTTCCGCCGCGGCCTGGAGATCGTGCTCGCCGCAGAGGAGGACATCCAGGTCGTAGGGGAGGCGGGCGACGGCGCGGAGGCCGTCGACAAGGCCGCCGACCTGCTGCCGGACATCGTCCTCATGGACGTACGCATGCCGAAGCGCGGCGGGATCGAGGCGTGCACCTCCATCAAGGAGGTCGCACCCAGCGCGAAGATCATCATGCTGACGATCAGCGACGAGGAAGCCGACCTCTACGACGCGATCAAGGCGGGGGCCACCGGCTATCTCCTCAAGGAGATCTCCACGGACGAGGTGGCCACGGCCATTCGCGCCGTGGCCGACGGGCAGTCGCAGATCAGCCCGTCCATGGCGTCGAAGCTGCTCACCGAGTTCAAGTCGATGATCCAGCGCACGGACGAGCGGCGCCTGGTGCCGGCACCCCGGCTGACGGAGCGCGAGCTGGAGGTTCTCAAGCTCGTCGCGACCGGGATGAACAACCGGGACATCGCCAAGGAGTTGTTCATCTCCGAGAACACCGTGAAGAACCACGTACGGAACATCCTGGAGAAACTGCAGCTGCACTCCAGGATGGAGGCCGTGGTGTACGCGATGCGGGAGAAGATCCTCGAGATCCGGTGA
- a CDS encoding ComF family protein gives MRGWWQDLTDLVLPAECGGCGRPRAVLCPECRAALTGDVPSRVRPEPEPPGLPVVYAAAPYEDEVRAALLAHKERGALTLAVPLGAALAGAVRAGLGSVGRAGTGGSRAALLLVPVPSARWAVRARGHDPARRIALAAAAELRRGGTPTRVLAVLRQRRAVADQSGLNSRQRLDNLAGALEVAPGGARLLADGGRIVLVDDLMTTGASLAEAARALRAALPEGEGFYGRVTPGTTGEEAARTAMTGVGRAEAVREKSDVNSAEGGIGAAVVAASPASFEINRN, from the coding sequence ATGCGGGGGTGGTGGCAGGACCTCACGGACCTGGTGCTGCCGGCCGAGTGCGGAGGCTGTGGAAGGCCTCGCGCGGTGCTCTGCCCGGAGTGCCGTGCCGCCCTGACGGGGGACGTACCGAGCCGGGTGCGACCGGAGCCGGAGCCGCCGGGGCTGCCGGTGGTGTACGCGGCGGCTCCGTACGAGGACGAGGTGCGCGCGGCGCTCCTCGCTCACAAGGAACGGGGGGCGTTGACGCTCGCGGTGCCGCTGGGAGCGGCGCTGGCGGGGGCTGTGCGAGCAGGACTCGGATCCGTTGGACGGGCGGGGACGGGCGGCTCCCGGGCGGCGTTGCTGCTCGTGCCGGTGCCGTCGGCGAGGTGGGCGGTGCGTGCGCGGGGACACGATCCTGCGCGGCGGATCGCGCTCGCAGCGGCGGCTGAGCTGCGGCGCGGCGGGACGCCGACGCGGGTGCTCGCCGTACTGCGGCAGCGGCGTGCCGTGGCCGACCAGTCGGGGCTCAACTCGCGGCAGCGGCTGGACAATCTCGCCGGAGCCCTGGAGGTCGCCCCGGGCGGCGCGCGGCTGCTGGCGGACGGAGGGCGGATCGTGCTCGTCGACGACCTGATGACGACAGGGGCGTCCTTGGCGGAGGCGGCACGGGCGCTGAGAGCCGCTCTGCCCGAAGGCGAGGGTTTCTACGGCCGGGTAACACCCGGAACGACGGGAGAAGAAGCGGCACGGACGGCGATGACAGGTGTAGGCCGAGCAGAAGCGGTCAGGGAAAAGAGTGACGTGAACAGTGCGGAAGGTGGGATCGGCGCGGCGGTGGTCGCCGCATCTCCAGCTTCTTTCGAAATAAACCGGAACTGA
- the secA gene encoding preprotein translocase subunit SecA codes for MSVLSKIMRAGEGKILRKLHRIADQVNSIEEDFVDLSDAELRALTDEYKQRYTDGESLDDLLPEAFATVREAAKRVLGQRHYDVQMMGGAALHLGYVAEMKTGEGKTLVGTLPAYLNALSGQGVHLITVNDYLADRDSEMMGRVHKFLGLSVGCILANMTPAQRREQYACDITYGTNNEFGFDYLRDNMAWSQDELVQRGHNFAIVDEVDSILVDEARTPLIISGPADQATKWYGDFAKLVTRLKKGEAGNTLKGIEETGDYEVDEKKRTVAIHESGVAKVEDWLGIDNLYESVNTPLVGYLNNAIKAKELFKKDKDYVVIDGEVMIVDEHTGRILAGRRYNEGMHQAIEAKEGVDIKDENQTLATITLQNFFRLYKRHDQSGKEVPGLSGMTGTAMTEAAEFHQIYKLGVVPIPTNRPMVRKDQSDLIYRTEVAKFEAVVDDIAEKHEKGQPILVGTTSVEKSEYLSQQLSKRGIQHEVLNAKQHDREAPIIAQAGRRGAVTVATNMAGRGTDIKLGGNPDDLAEAELRQRGLDPEEHIEEWAAALPAALERAAKAVQAEFEEVKDLGGLYVLGTERHESRRIDNQLRGRSGRQGDPGESRFYLSLGDDLMRLFKAQMVERVMSMANVPDDVPIENKMVTRAIASAQSQVETQNFETRKNVLKYDEVLNRQREVIYGERRRVLEGEDLQEQIQHFMDDTIDAYIDAETAEGFAEEWDVDRLWGAFKQLYPVKVTIEELEEAAGDRAGLTAEFISESVKDDIHEQYAAREEQLGSEIMRELERRVVLSVLDRKWREHLYEMDYLQEGIGLRAMAQKDPLVEYQREGFDMFTAMMDGIKEESVGYLFNLEVQVEQQVEEVPVEDSKPSLTKEDSVPAGGGRPEIRAKGLDAPQRPDRLHFSAPTVDGEGGIVEGDFTNDDEPVRSESDGLTRAERRKQQKGGRRRKK; via the coding sequence GTGTCCGTCCTCTCGAAGATCATGCGTGCAGGCGAAGGAAAGATCCTGCGCAAGCTGCACCGCATCGCGGACCAGGTCAACTCCATCGAAGAGGACTTCGTTGACCTCTCCGACGCCGAGCTGCGAGCCCTGACCGATGAGTACAAGCAGCGCTACACCGATGGCGAAAGCCTCGACGACCTCCTGCCCGAGGCGTTCGCGACCGTCCGCGAAGCCGCCAAGCGCGTCCTCGGCCAGCGTCACTACGACGTGCAGATGATGGGCGGCGCCGCCCTCCACCTCGGCTACGTCGCGGAGATGAAGACCGGTGAGGGCAAGACCCTGGTCGGCACGCTGCCCGCGTATCTGAACGCCCTCTCCGGACAGGGCGTCCACCTCATCACGGTCAACGACTACCTGGCCGATCGCGACTCCGAGATGATGGGCCGCGTCCACAAGTTCCTGGGCCTGAGTGTCGGCTGCATCCTCGCCAACATGACGCCGGCCCAGCGCCGCGAGCAGTACGCCTGCGACATCACGTACGGCACGAACAACGAATTCGGCTTCGACTACCTGCGCGACAACATGGCGTGGTCCCAGGACGAGTTGGTGCAGCGCGGCCACAACTTCGCGATCGTCGACGAGGTCGACTCGATCCTCGTCGACGAGGCCCGTACGCCGCTGATCATCTCCGGCCCCGCCGACCAGGCCACCAAGTGGTACGGCGACTTCGCGAAGCTCGTCACGCGCCTGAAGAAGGGCGAGGCGGGCAACACCCTCAAGGGCATCGAGGAGACCGGCGACTACGAGGTCGACGAGAAGAAGCGCACCGTCGCCATCCACGAGTCCGGTGTCGCCAAGGTCGAGGACTGGCTGGGCATCGACAACCTCTACGAGTCGGTGAACACGCCTCTGGTGGGCTACTTGAACAACGCCATCAAGGCCAAGGAGCTCTTCAAGAAGGACAAGGACTACGTCGTCATCGACGGCGAAGTCATGATCGTCGACGAGCACACCGGCCGTATCCTCGCCGGCCGCCGTTACAACGAGGGCATGCACCAGGCGATCGAGGCGAAGGAAGGGGTGGACATCAAGGACGAGAACCAGACGCTCGCCACGATCACCCTCCAGAACTTCTTCCGCCTCTACAAGCGCCACGACCAGAGCGGCAAGGAAGTCCCCGGCCTCTCCGGCATGACCGGTACGGCGATGACCGAGGCGGCCGAGTTCCACCAGATCTACAAGCTCGGCGTCGTCCCGATCCCGACCAACCGGCCGATGGTCCGCAAGGACCAGTCCGACCTGATCTACCGCACCGAGGTCGCGAAGTTCGAGGCGGTCGTCGACGACATCGCCGAGAAGCACGAGAAGGGCCAGCCGATCCTGGTCGGCACCACCTCGGTCGAGAAGTCCGAGTACCTCTCGCAGCAGCTCAGCAAGCGCGGCATCCAGCACGAGGTGCTGAACGCCAAGCAGCACGACCGTGAGGCACCGATCATCGCCCAGGCCGGCCGCAGGGGCGCCGTCACCGTCGCCACGAACATGGCCGGCCGAGGTACGGACATCAAGCTCGGCGGCAACCCCGACGACCTCGCCGAGGCCGAGCTGCGCCAGCGCGGCCTCGACCCCGAGGAGCACATCGAGGAGTGGGCCGCGGCGCTGCCCGCCGCCCTGGAGAGGGCCGCGAAGGCGGTGCAGGCGGAGTTCGAGGAGGTCAAGGACCTCGGCGGGCTCTACGTGCTGGGCACCGAGCGGCACGAGTCGCGCCGCATCGACAACCAGCTGCGCGGCCGCTCCGGCCGTCAGGGCGACCCGGGCGAGTCCCGCTTCTACCTCTCCCTGGGCGACGACCTGATGCGGCTGTTCAAGGCCCAGATGGTCGAGCGCGTCATGTCGATGGCGAACGTCCCGGACGACGTGCCGATCGAGAACAAGATGGTCACCCGTGCCATCGCCTCCGCCCAGTCGCAGGTCGAGACGCAGAACTTCGAGACCCGCAAGAACGTCCTCAAGTACGACGAGGTCCTCAACCGGCAGCGCGAGGTCATCTACGGCGAGCGCCGCCGCGTCCTCGAGGGCGAGGACCTGCAGGAGCAGATCCAGCACTTCATGGACGACACGATCGACGCGTACATCGACGCGGAGACCGCCGAGGGCTTCGCCGAGGAGTGGGACGTCGACCGGCTGTGGGGCGCCTTCAAGCAGCTCTACCCGGTGAAGGTCACCATCGAGGAGCTGGAGGAGGCCGCGGGCGACCGCGCGGGCCTCACCGCCGAGTTCATCTCCGAGTCCGTCAAGGACGACATCCACGAGCAGTACGCGGCCCGTGAGGAGCAGCTCGGCTCCGAGATCATGCGTGAGCTGGAGCGCCGGGTCGTCCTGTCGGTCCTGGACCGCAAGTGGCGCGAGCACCTCTACGAGATGGACTACCTCCAGGAGGGCATCGGCCTGCGCGCGATGGCCCAGAAGGACCCGCTGGTCGAGTACCAGCGTGAGGGCTTCGACATGTTCACCGCCATGATGGACGGCATCAAGGAGGAGTCCGTCGGCTACCTGTTCAACCTGGAGGTCCAGGTCGAGCAGCAGGTCGAGGAGGTCCCGGTCGAGGACTCGAAGCCGTCGCTCACCAAGGAGGACTCCGTACCCGCCGGTGGCGGGCGTCCGGAGATCCGGGCCAAGGGGCTCGACGCTC
- a CDS encoding GNAT family N-acetyltransferase has product MDPVTLTSERLLLRTVGPHDTDAVFDAVQDPDIQRWTTIPSPYLREHATAFTEQMAPDGWADCSMFTFGVFRPVGGELAGMLAITMRSLGVGEIGFWATKEHRGHGYITEAALTASRWAFTQRAVDRVEWRAEVGNRGSRAVAERAGFTVEGILRSGVNNKGVRRDCWVGSLLPSDLGLPSSAPYLPVPRET; this is encoded by the coding sequence ATGGACCCCGTCACACTGACCTCCGAACGGCTCCTGCTGCGCACGGTGGGACCGCACGACACCGACGCAGTGTTCGACGCCGTCCAGGATCCGGACATCCAGCGCTGGACCACGATCCCGTCGCCCTATCTGCGCGAGCACGCCACGGCCTTCACCGAGCAGATGGCGCCCGACGGTTGGGCGGACTGCTCGATGTTCACCTTCGGTGTCTTCCGGCCCGTCGGCGGTGAACTCGCCGGCATGCTCGCCATCACGATGCGCTCCCTGGGAGTCGGCGAGATCGGCTTCTGGGCGACGAAGGAGCACCGGGGCCACGGCTACATCACCGAGGCCGCGCTCACGGCCTCCCGCTGGGCGTTCACACAGCGGGCCGTCGACCGCGTCGAGTGGCGTGCCGAGGTGGGCAACCGGGGTTCCCGCGCGGTCGCCGAGCGCGCGGGCTTCACCGTCGAGGGGATCCTGCGCTCCGGCGTCAACAACAAGGGCGTACGCCGTGACTGCTGGGTCGGTTCCCTGCTCCCGTCGGATCTGGGGCTGCCCTCGTCGGCGCCGTACCTTCCCGTTCCGCGGGAGACCTGA
- a CDS encoding winged helix-turn-helix domain-containing protein, producing MTSLPRPTTELTADEARRIALRAQGFLGAPDRRGGVRGVLRHLGAVQLDTISVLARSHELVPYARLGAVGRRTVDEAYWTPAPDGTAPARPHAFEYWSHAACILPVEEWPHFAFRRRAYRARPHWHHALPDGTYDQVIKQLRTEGPLTATDLGGAKRTSDWWDWSGTKVAVERALMYGEVVCTERRGWKRVYDLAERAIPDALLHDELDDTECLRRLVRLAGRSLGVGTRADIADYHRLKGEQVDAVIAESGLVPVTVEGWAKPAWADPEALETAPRGRHRTTLLSPFDSLIWERARTERIFGFTHRLEAYVPKPKRVYGYFAMPVLAGGRLVGRVDPAREGATLVAKQVTVDSPRSVPAVAQALTEAASWVDCTNVRVERANTPELRDALTAELKRTLG from the coding sequence ATGACGAGTCTGCCGCGCCCGACCACCGAACTCACCGCCGACGAGGCCCGTCGGATCGCCCTGCGCGCCCAGGGTTTCCTGGGTGCCCCCGACCGCAGGGGCGGCGTCCGTGGCGTTCTGCGGCATCTGGGCGCGGTCCAGCTCGACACCATCTCCGTCCTGGCCCGCTCGCACGAACTCGTCCCGTACGCGCGGCTCGGCGCCGTGGGCCGCAGGACGGTCGACGAGGCGTACTGGACCCCGGCGCCCGACGGCACGGCCCCGGCGCGGCCCCACGCCTTCGAGTACTGGTCGCACGCGGCCTGCATCCTCCCCGTCGAGGAGTGGCCTCACTTCGCCTTCCGGCGCCGTGCCTACCGCGCCCGCCCGCATTGGCACCACGCGCTGCCGGACGGCACGTACGACCAGGTCATCAAGCAGCTGCGGACCGAAGGACCGCTCACCGCAACCGACTTGGGCGGCGCGAAGAGGACCAGCGACTGGTGGGACTGGTCAGGCACCAAGGTCGCCGTCGAGCGCGCGCTGATGTACGGCGAGGTGGTGTGCACGGAGCGCCGCGGCTGGAAGCGGGTGTACGACCTCGCCGAGCGGGCGATCCCGGACGCGCTGCTCCACGACGAGCTGGACGACACGGAGTGCCTGCGCCGCCTCGTCCGGCTCGCGGGCCGCTCCCTCGGTGTCGGTACGCGCGCGGACATCGCCGACTACCACCGCCTCAAGGGCGAGCAGGTCGACGCGGTGATCGCGGAGTCGGGCCTGGTCCCGGTCACGGTGGAGGGCTGGGCCAAGCCGGCCTGGGCGGATCCCGAGGCACTGGAGACGGCCCCGCGCGGCCGCCACCGCACCACGCTCCTGTCGCCGTTCGACTCGCTGATCTGGGAGCGGGCGCGCACGGAGCGCATCTTCGGCTTCACCCACCGCCTGGAGGCCTACGTCCCCAAACCCAAGCGGGTGTATGGCTACTTCGCCATGCCGGTGCTGGCGGGCGGCCGTCTGGTCGGCCGGGTGGACCCGGCTCGCGAGGGCGCCACCCTGGTGGCCAAGCAGGTCACCGTCGACAGCCCCAGGTCGGTACCGGCCGTGGCCCAGGCCCTGACCGAGGCGGCAAGCTGGGTGGACTGCACGAACGTGCGGGTGGAGCGTGCGAACACTCCGGAACTGCGCGACGCCCTGACTGCGGAGCTCAAGCGGACGCTCGGCTGA
- the hpf gene encoding ribosome hibernation-promoting factor, HPF/YfiA family, with the protein MDIVVKGRKTEVPERFRKHVAEKLKLEKIQKLDGKVISLDVEVSKELNPRQADRSDRVEITLHSRGPVIRAEAAASDPYAALDLAADKLEARLRKQHDKRYTRRGARRISAAEVADHVPDAATLDGNGSVVHDEEPEAVPTKRIGPLEVKGDGPLVVREKTHVASPMTLDQALYEMELVGHDFYLFIDSETKEPSVVYRRHAYDYGVIHLSTDPMVAQAEHSPAGGVLGG; encoded by the coding sequence GTGGACATCGTCGTCAAGGGCCGCAAGACCGAGGTGCCCGAGCGGTTCCGCAAGCACGTGGCCGAGAAGCTGAAGCTGGAGAAGATCCAGAAGCTCGATGGCAAGGTGATCAGCCTGGACGTCGAGGTGTCCAAGGAGCTGAACCCCCGGCAGGCCGACCGCTCCGACCGAGTGGAGATCACACTTCACTCCCGCGGCCCGGTGATCCGGGCGGAGGCAGCGGCAAGCGACCCGTACGCGGCGCTGGACCTGGCGGCGGACAAGCTGGAAGCGCGGCTGCGCAAGCAGCACGACAAGCGGTACACACGCCGTGGCGCCCGCCGGATCTCGGCTGCGGAGGTGGCCGACCATGTCCCGGACGCGGCGACACTCGACGGCAACGGCAGCGTCGTCCACGACGAAGAACCCGAGGCGGTGCCGACCAAGAGGATCGGCCCGCTCGAGGTGAAGGGTGACGGCCCCCTCGTCGTCCGCGAGAAGACCCACGTCGCGTCCCCGATGACGCTCGACCAGGCGCTCTACGAGATGGAACTGGTCGGGCACGACTTCTACTTGTTCATCGACTCCGAGACCAAGGAACCGAGTGTCGTCTACCGGCGGCACGCGTACGACTACGGCGTCATCCACCTCAGCACGGACCCGATGGTCGCTCAGGCGGAGCATTCCCCGGCGGGCGGGGTGCTGGGCGGCTGA